One window from the genome of Candidatus Zixiibacteriota bacterium encodes:
- a CDS encoding GNAT family N-acetyltransferase — translation MPVSKQQTTVTESSTVVLRKGSLFVEAVSGLENLSRHAAAWNELAWASPQRLPMASYAWVVSYFDQLLSPGSQWICFFVYDGAMLLGVLPLEIGYRRSAGISRLTLNTPLSPHTCSVDLLLKAGRESETLELLIEGLAKAVPSWQQLELKCIPDLSPSVPTLSSTRLALVISTLSGFGAYIPVDGSYQKYLDSLSRNFSHTLRRVNRKLSFLSDVRELFVERENVRPEHLDRFLDVEATGWKAAVGTAIKQSDQLISFYRALTARLAELGWLEYHFLEAEGKTIAAHLAVRMGRSLVLLKIGYDDAYAAYAPGNNLMARVVEWAFARSDIDEINCLTDMAWHRNWQMPKRAYYDIRLYRKSPQAFMTGYLPERVRRTVADLPGVSALARILRKRRSTGSGPSHGGA, via the coding sequence ATGCCGGTTTCAAAGCAACAGACAACTGTCACCGAATCGTCGACAGTGGTGCTTCGAAAGGGATCACTGTTTGTCGAGGCAGTCTCCGGGCTGGAGAACCTGTCACGGCACGCTGCGGCGTGGAACGAATTAGCGTGGGCGTCACCCCAGCGACTGCCTATGGCCTCGTACGCGTGGGTGGTGTCTTATTTCGATCAGCTCCTCTCTCCGGGCAGTCAGTGGATCTGTTTCTTTGTCTATGATGGCGCCATGCTGCTCGGAGTCCTGCCGCTTGAGATCGGGTATCGGCGGTCAGCGGGAATCAGCCGCCTGACGCTCAACACCCCCCTGTCGCCACATACGTGTTCAGTCGACCTGCTCCTGAAAGCAGGACGAGAATCAGAAACGCTCGAATTGTTGATTGAAGGGCTCGCTAAGGCGGTCCCATCCTGGCAGCAACTGGAACTGAAATGCATCCCTGACCTGTCACCGTCGGTGCCGACACTCTCTTCGACGAGGTTGGCCCTGGTGATCTCTACACTATCAGGATTCGGAGCCTATATTCCGGTGGACGGCAGCTATCAGAAATACCTCGACAGTCTGAGTCGGAATTTTTCCCACACCCTGAGACGGGTAAACCGTAAGCTGTCGTTCCTGTCTGATGTACGTGAACTCTTTGTCGAACGAGAAAACGTGCGTCCGGAACACCTTGACCGGTTTTTGGATGTTGAGGCAACAGGATGGAAAGCGGCCGTCGGCACCGCCATAAAGCAATCGGACCAGTTGATTAGTTTCTACCGCGCTCTCACGGCTCGCCTGGCTGAACTGGGGTGGCTTGAGTATCATTTCCTGGAAGCCGAAGGGAAGACAATCGCTGCGCATCTGGCCGTGCGCATGGGACGGTCGCTGGTGCTGCTGAAGATCGGCTACGATGACGCGTATGCCGCGTATGCCCCGGGCAACAATCTCATGGCTCGTGTTGTCGAGTGGGCATTTGCGCGGTCGGATATTGACGAAATCAACTGCCTGACCGATATGGCTTGGCACCGAAACTGGCAGATGCCGAAGCGTGCCTACTATGACATCCGCCTGTATCGAAAATCCCCACAGGCTTTCATGACGGGGTATCTGCCTGAACGGGTCCGGCGCACGGTCGCTGACCTGCCCGGTGTGAGTGCACTTGCCCGAATACTCCGCAAGCGTAGATCTACCGGGTCGGGACCATCGCACGGCGGAGCTTGA
- a CDS encoding glycosyltransferase family 2 protein has translation MQLLRVSVIIPTFNRAHLIARALNSAQRLLVDGDEIIVVDDDSKDNTEEIVRRYGEPVRYFRIPNNGAGRARNFGVGQSRNELVAFLDSDDEWMPHKLQLQRAVMQARPDLLFCFSNFAVTDTSGRPLRRFLIHWNNDHRGWDEILGPGFLYSSIGPLPEGIADFQVYVGDLSLPELLSAYVLTSSMVARKAEAGDALHFAEDVATYEDLECFGRLSLRGKAAYLDTETTWQHGHSGERLTDNAGLKRSHAHVTILERVWGSDRAFMEKHGEAYRRKLAQVRLERIADLIAVGQTGVARNELHRIEHAPLSYRLMAGVPGPLARNLFRLKRALAGRRA, from the coding sequence ATGCAGTTACTTCGCGTTTCCGTGATTATTCCGACATTCAACCGGGCGCATCTGATAGCCAGGGCGCTGAACTCCGCGCAGCGTCTGTTGGTCGATGGTGACGAGATCATTGTCGTTGACGATGACTCAAAGGACAACACGGAGGAGATCGTTCGTCGTTATGGTGAGCCGGTCCGCTATTTTCGTATCCCCAACAACGGCGCTGGACGGGCCCGGAATTTTGGTGTCGGTCAGAGCCGAAATGAACTCGTGGCGTTTTTGGATTCCGACGACGAATGGATGCCGCACAAGCTGCAACTGCAACGCGCGGTCATGCAGGCTCGTCCGGATTTGCTGTTCTGCTTCTCCAATTTCGCCGTCACCGACACAAGCGGCCGCCCGTTGCGTCGCTTTCTGATTCACTGGAATAATGACCACCGTGGGTGGGACGAAATTCTCGGCCCCGGTTTCTTGTACTCTTCGATAGGACCGCTGCCGGAGGGGATCGCAGATTTCCAGGTGTACGTCGGCGATCTCAGCCTGCCGGAGCTTCTGTCTGCATATGTTCTTACCAGTTCGATGGTGGCCCGCAAAGCGGAGGCAGGGGACGCGCTTCATTTTGCCGAAGATGTGGCGACGTACGAGGACTTGGAGTGCTTTGGGCGGCTTTCGCTTCGGGGGAAAGCCGCCTACCTTGACACCGAAACCACCTGGCAGCATGGCCATTCGGGGGAACGGCTGACGGATAACGCGGGTCTCAAGCGATCTCACGCCCACGTAACGATCCTCGAACGTGTCTGGGGATCAGACCGGGCCTTTATGGAAAAGCACGGCGAGGCCTATCGCCGGAAGCTCGCTCAAGTGCGGCTGGAAAGAATCGCCGACTTGATCGCTGTCGGTCAGACCGGCGTCGCTCGCAACGAACTTCACCGTATCGAGCACGCGCCGCTCAGTTATCGGCTCATGGCCGGAGTTCCCGGTCCGCTGGCCCGCAACCTCTTTCGTCTCAAACGGGCTCTGGCCGGCCGCCGAGCCTGA